One Salvia splendens isolate huo1 chromosome 22, SspV2, whole genome shotgun sequence DNA segment encodes these proteins:
- the LOC121786729 gene encoding uncharacterized protein LOC121786729: MGVPAHLFEVSALMDIDKLLGESLLVDHATINQTRLSFARIFVEIDISNPPTEEIILSILGKESRHKVAWDRIPLFCVNCKHVGHVIDKCHALGRKGRLGSKDYQTPTKVQHPNHDPEIIRPERLPKEAKKVGTSPSIDHTNKEKDSGNQKKDNEGVMDAQPLVPRAPFERQPSVDEDGFQLVSRKRKGKAHRGDMHSKAPNLDNLCLCF; this comes from the coding sequence ATGGGAGTTCCGGCTCACCTCTTTGAGGTATCGGCCCTCATGGATATTGACAAGCTTCTAGGCGAGTCGCTACTAGTGGACCATGCCACAATCAACCAAACTCGGCTTTCCTTTGCTAGGATTTTTGTCGAAATCGATATCTCCAACCCACCGACGGAGGAGATTATACTAAGCATCCTAGGCAAAGAATCAAgacacaaagtggcatgggaccgtatcccgCTGTTTTGCGtgaattgtaaacatgttggacACGTCATTGATAAGTGTCATGCGTTGGGAAGGAAGGGGCGTCTTGGAAGTAAGGATTACCAAACACCAACAAAGGTACAGCACCCTAACCATGACCCCGAGATCATCCGCCCTGAACGGCTCCCAAAGGAGGCGAAAAAGGTTGGCACTTCACCGAGCATTGATCACACGAACAAGGAGAAAGATAGTGGCAAccaaaagaaggacaatgagGGCGTTATGGACGCCCAACCGTTGGTCCCAAGAGCGCCCTTTGAGAGGCAACCTAGCGTGGACGAGGATGGGTTTCAATTGGTGtcaaggaagaggaaaggcaaggcacATAGGGGAGACATGCATTCCAAAGCTCCAAATCTCGACAATTTATGCCTTTGTTTTTAG